Proteins from a single region of Chloroherpeton thalassium ATCC 35110:
- the rpsU gene encoding 30S ribosomal protein S21 has translation MVGVQLMDNETIDKLLKRFKKKYERAGVLKEFRKRAYYTKPSVDDRLKRARSKRRAQRANEESNA, from the coding sequence GTGGTTGGTGTTCAATTAATGGATAACGAAACGATCGATAAGCTGTTAAAACGCTTTAAGAAGAAGTACGAACGCGCTGGCGTTTTGAAAGAATTCCGCAAACGCGCTTACTACACAAAGCCGTCCGTAGATGATCGTCTGAAGCGCGCCCGCTCCAAGCGCAGAGCACAGCGTGCGAATGAGGAAAGCAACGCATAA
- the can gene encoding carbonate dehydratase, translated as MRTLHELFENNKRWAKSITERDPEFFPTLSKQQAPKYLWIGCSDSRVPANEIVGLMPGELFVHRNVANMVIHTDLNCLSVIQYAVDVLQVEHIMVCGHYGCGGIMAAMQYSSHGLIDNWLRHVQDVIRKHSSVLNTITDGKEKLDKLCELNVVEQVINVCQTTIVESAWARGQKLSIHGWLYGLSDGLLHDLSICITGTDEIDDISQAALSRLTKAYTK; from the coding sequence ATGCGGACGTTACACGAACTGTTTGAAAACAATAAGAGATGGGCAAAAAGCATTACGGAGCGTGATCCGGAATTTTTCCCAACACTTTCCAAACAGCAAGCACCCAAGTATCTGTGGATTGGCTGCTCCGATAGCCGCGTGCCGGCAAATGAGATTGTGGGACTGATGCCGGGGGAACTTTTTGTTCATCGAAATGTCGCAAACATGGTTATTCACACCGACCTGAATTGCTTATCGGTGATTCAGTACGCGGTGGACGTACTTCAGGTGGAGCATATCATGGTTTGCGGACACTATGGCTGTGGTGGCATTATGGCTGCGATGCAATATAGCTCGCACGGGCTGATCGACAATTGGCTTCGTCATGTTCAAGATGTGATCAGAAAACACAGCTCAGTGCTTAATACTATAACAGATGGAAAAGAAAAACTGGATAAACTTTGCGAGCTGAATGTGGTTGAGCAAGTCATCAATGTGTGCCAAACCACCATTGTGGAATCGGCATGGGCGCGCGGGCAAAAGTTATCCATTCATGGATGGCTGTATGGCCTCTCGGATGGGCTGCTTCACGATTTATCCATTTGCATTACCGGAACAGATGAAATCGATGACATCAGCCAAGCAGCGCTTTCTCGATTGACCAAAGCTTATACAAAGTAA